In a genomic window of Flavobacterium crassostreae:
- a CDS encoding Glu/Leu/Phe/Val family dehydrogenase — protein MEAGFTTGKELQKRDPVFGQLSFDDHEQIVFCNDKDTGLKAIIGIHNSVMGPALGGTRMFDYANEWEALNDVLRLSRGMTYKAAITGLNIGGGKAVIMGDAKTKKTPELMRKFGEFVHGLSGRYITAEDVGMETKDMDLVRDVTPYVTGISEERGGSGNPSPVTALGVYMGMKAAAKYQFGSDSLAGKKILVQGVGHVGETLVEYLTKEGAVVFLADINHEKLAQVSQKYQASIYTGEDLYTADVDIYAPCAMGATINDATVHKIQAKVIAGAANNQLANENIHGAILQERGILYAPDFLINAGGIINVYAELAHYGKAEITSKTQNIYDTTLEILNYATANGITPHHAALRIAQNRIDERKIANSKK, from the coding sequence ATGGAAGCAGGTTTCACAACCGGAAAGGAACTTCAAAAAAGGGATCCTGTTTTTGGACAACTATCCTTTGATGATCACGAACAAATTGTATTTTGCAACGACAAAGATACAGGTTTAAAAGCAATTATTGGTATTCATAATTCAGTTATGGGCCCTGCCTTAGGAGGAACCCGCATGTTTGATTACGCCAATGAATGGGAAGCTTTAAACGATGTATTGCGTTTGTCACGAGGCATGACATACAAGGCTGCTATTACCGGATTAAATATTGGTGGCGGTAAAGCCGTAATTATGGGCGACGCCAAAACAAAAAAAACGCCCGAATTGATGCGTAAGTTTGGAGAATTTGTGCACGGATTAAGCGGTCGTTATATCACCGCCGAAGACGTAGGAATGGAAACCAAAGATATGGATCTAGTACGAGACGTAACGCCTTATGTTACCGGCATATCCGAAGAAAGAGGTGGATCCGGAAACCCTTCTCCCGTAACTGCTCTTGGGGTTTATATGGGTATGAAAGCAGCTGCAAAATACCAATTTGGATCCGACTCCCTTGCCGGAAAAAAAATACTAGTACAAGGAGTAGGGCATGTAGGCGAAACCTTAGTAGAGTATTTAACCAAAGAAGGTGCGGTGGTTTTTTTGGCAGATATCAACCACGAAAAACTAGCTCAAGTAAGTCAAAAATACCAAGCTAGTATATATACCGGAGAAGATCTCTACACCGCAGATGTAGATATTTATGCACCCTGTGCCATGGGAGCCACCATCAACGATGCTACAGTGCACAAAATACAAGCAAAAGTAATTGCAGGAGCTGCCAACAACCAATTGGCAAACGAAAACATTCATGGAGCCATTCTGCAAGAAAGAGGCATTCTATACGCTCCAGATTTTTTAATTAATGCCGGAGGAATAATTAATGTTTATGCAGAACTAGCCCATTATGGTAAAGCAGAAATTACTAGCAAAACCCAAAACATTTACGATACCACATTAGAGATCTTGAATTATGCCACTGCAAATGGTATCACACCCCATCATGCAGCCTTAAGAATTGCACAAAACCGTATTGACGAAAGAAAAATAGCCAACAGCAAAAAATAA
- the nusB gene encoding transcription antitermination factor NusB, translating into MQSIYAMHQNGSDNLEKEEKFLFYSIDNIQDLYLTMISSLLEICKKEAEFLHKSSLKHLATPEERKPNEKFIKNSIFQILAENNSLSIALETRKIDAWTLHEDYISLLLNAIKASSFYTQYMAKSTTSFEEDRQLIVDLFAEVIAPNEKLYEFLEDDKLTWIDDIPLVNTQILKQLKAFQPIMDDDFAVPKVYKDSDDKAFVKDLFRKTILNESELGKEFADKTPNWDSDRIAEIDTIILKMAICEFLKFPSIPVKVTLNEYLELAKEYSTPKSSIFINGILDNLVKELESNKKMLKTGRGLM; encoded by the coding sequence ATGCAATCCATTTATGCGATGCATCAAAACGGTTCGGATAACTTAGAGAAAGAAGAAAAATTTCTTTTTTACAGTATCGATAATATTCAAGATTTATACCTTACCATGATTTCTTCCTTACTAGAAATCTGTAAAAAAGAGGCAGAGTTTTTACACAAATCAAGTCTAAAGCATCTTGCAACTCCCGAAGAACGCAAGCCTAACGAAAAATTTATCAAGAATAGTATTTTTCAAATTCTTGCCGAAAACAATTCGTTAAGCATTGCTCTAGAAACCAGAAAAATTGATGCCTGGACCCTTCATGAAGACTACATTTCGTTGTTGTTAAATGCAATAAAAGCCAGTTCTTTTTATACGCAATACATGGCCAAGTCAACTACTTCTTTTGAAGAAGACAGACAACTTATTGTGGATCTGTTTGCCGAAGTAATTGCTCCCAACGAAAAGCTGTATGAGTTTTTAGAAGACGATAAACTAACCTGGATTGATGATATTCCTTTAGTAAATACACAAATCCTAAAACAGTTAAAAGCCTTCCAGCCAATAATGGACGATGATTTTGCGGTTCCTAAGGTCTATAAAGACAGTGATGACAAAGCCTTTGTTAAAGATTTGTTCCGAAAAACAATTTTAAATGAATCCGAACTAGGCAAAGAGTTTGCGGACAAAACCCCTAATTGGGACAGTGATCGAATTGCAGAGATTGATACCATTATTTTAAAAATGGCTATTTGCGAATTTTTGAAATTTCCTTCCATTCCTGTAAAAGTAACTCTAAACGAATATTTAGAGCTGGCAAAGGAGTATTCTACCCCAAAAAGCAGTATTTTTATCAACGGAATTTTGGATAATTTAGTTAAAG